Part of the Microbacterium immunditiarum genome is shown below.
GGCGCGCTACTACCAGCTGCTGGGGCGCCTGATCGACACGGCCGAAGCGCAGGCGTACGACCCGATGCTCGTGAAGCGCCTTCGCCGCATGCGTGATCGGGGGCGCGGCGAAGCCGCCGACGAGCGCAAGCGAGTGATCGCGGGGACCACCCCGGGATCAAAGTAGGAAGCACGCGCGCGCGGCCGGGTGTCGTTCGGCCGCGTTGAGACGGATGCCCCAGGCGACGCCGGGTACCATCGTGGGGTGCCGAAAACGACCTATCCCCGGGATCGCTTCGACGACCTTCCCGAGGAGTCGACCGGCCGCGTCGGCGCTCACCGCGCCGAGAACCCGCGCATGCGGGGCTGGGTCGTGCTGCTGTGGGCGCTGCTGGCCACGGCGGTGCTGATGACCGTCGGCATCTTCGGCACCCTCGTCGCGCAGGGGCGCATCGTGCTCGCGCCCGAGCCCGAGCCGACCGTCGAGCCGACCCCTGTCGTGACGCCCGTCGTCGACACGTCGTTCTCGGTGCTCGTGCTCAACGCGACGCCCGAGTCCGGGCTGGCGACGCGCACCAAGGACGAGATCGTCGCTGCCGGCTGGGCAGCCGACGCCGTCACCGCGGGCGAGGCCGGGGCGGACGACTTCCCCGAGACGACCGTCTACTACGCCTTCCCGGCCGATGAGGCCGCCGCGGCCGGCCTCGCCGACGTCATCGGCGGCGCGCGCGTCGCGATGGACGCGACCTATCAGCCGCCGGACGACCCCAACACCCCCGACGACGAGAGCCAGACCAAGCAGCTCGTCGTGGTGCTCGGGCTCGATCGCGTCGCACCGCCCGAGACACCCGCGTCCTGACCGCGAGCCCGTCACCGGGGCTCTGTGTTACCGGCGTGTGAAGAGTTGGGGGCATCCGTGTCAACTCCTGCCCTCGGGCCGGTGCGCAGGCGACCTCCGAACCTACGATGGGCCCCACGTTCCACCCGCACCACAGGAGATTCGCATGGCCCAGGGCACCGTCAAATGGTTCAACGCTGAGAAGGGATACGGCTTCATCACGGTCGCCGACGGCCAGGACGTCTTCGTCCACTACTCGAGCATCGACATGGCGGGGTACCGCGTCCTCGAGGAAGGGCAGACGGTCGAGTTCACCCTCGGCTCGGGCCAGAAGGGCCCTCAGGCCGAGTCGGTCCGCGTGGTCACCGGGTAGCGGCATCCGCTCGTCCCCCTCGCCCCGCGTCGTCGCATGCCGGGGCGCTTGAGCGCGGCTTGCACTCCCCATGGGCGAGTGCCAGAATGGGTTAGCACTCGCGTTTGTCGAGTGCTAAGACCGTAAGCCAACGTCCGGGAGGGACGACACAGACATGGCAAAGATCATCGCTTTCGACGAAGAGGCACGTCGCGGCCTCGAGCGAGGCCTGAACACGCTGGCCGACGCCGTCAAGGTGACCCTGGGCCCCCGTGGTCGCAACGTCGTGCTCGAGAAGAAGTGGGGCGCCCCCACGATCACGAACGACGGCGTTTCGATCGCGAAGGAGATCGAGCTCGACGACCCGTACGAGAAGATCGGCGCCGAGCTGGTCAAGGAGGTCGCGAAGAAGACCGACGACGTCGCCGGTGACGGCACGACGACGGCCACCGTCCTCGCCCAGGCACTCGTGAAGGAAGGCCTGCGCAACGTGGCCGCGGGCGCCGACCCGATCGGCCTCAAGCGCGGCATCGAGAAGGCCGTCAAGGCTCTCTCCGACGAGCTGCTCGCGTCGGCCAAGGAGGTCGAGACCAAGGAGGAGATCGCCGCCACCGCGTCGATCTCGGCCGCTGACACCACCATCGGCGAGCTCATCGCCGAGGCGATCGACAAGGTCGGCAAGGAGGGCGTCGTCACCGTCGAGGAGTCGCAGACGTTCGGCACCGAGCTCGAGCTCACCGAGGGCATGCGCTTCGACAAGGGCTTCATCAACCCCTACTTCGTCACCGACCCCGAGCGCCAGGAGGCGGTCTTCGAGGACCCCTACATCCTGATCGCGAACCAGAAGATCTCGAACATCAAGGATCTTCTGCCGATCGTCGACAAGGTGATCCAGGACGGCAAGGAGCTCGTCATCATCGCCGAGGACGTCGAGGGCGAGGCTCTCGCGACGCTCGTGCTCAACAAGATCCGCGGCATCTTCAAGTCGGCCGCCGTCAAGGCGCCCGGCTTCGGCGACCGCCGCAAGGCCCAGCTGCAGGACATCGCGATCCTCACGGGCGGCCAGGTCATCACCGAGGAGGTCGGTCTCAAGCTCGAGAACGCCACCCTCGACCTGCTCGGCCGTGCGCGCAAGGTCATCATCACCAAGGACGAGACGACCATCGTCGAGGGTGCCGGTGAGCCCGCCCAGATCGAGGGCCGCGTGACCCAGATCCGCCGCGAGATCGACAACACCGACAGCGACTACGACCGCGAGAAGCTCCAGGAGCGCCTCGCCAAGCTCGCCGGCGGCGTGGCCGTCATCAAGGCGGGTGCGGCGACCGAGGTCGAGCTCAAGGAGCGCAAGCACCGCATCGAGGACGCCGTCCGCAACGCGAAGGCGGCCGTCGAGGAGGGCATCGTCCCCGGTGGTGGCGTCGCGCTCATCCAGGCGGGCAAGGCCGCATTCGCGACCCTCGAGCTCGAGGGCGACGAGGCGACCGGCGCGAACATCGTCAAGGTGGCCATCGAGGCTCCGCTCAAGCAGATCGCGCTGAACGCCGGTCTCGAGCCGGGCGTCGTCGCGAACAAGGTCTCGGAGCTGCCTGCGGGTCACGGCCTCAACGCCGCGACCGGCGAATACGGCGACCTCTTCGCGCAGGGCATCATCGACCCCGCCAAGGTGACCCGCTCGGCGCTGCAGAACGCCGCGTCGATCGCCGGCCTCTTCCTCACGACCGAGGCCGTCGTCGCCGACAAGCCCGAGAAGGCCGCTGCCCCCGCCGGCGACCCGACGGGTGGCATGGACTTCTGATCCAGCCTCGCTGAGTCGAAGAACGACAAGGCGGATGCCCCGGCCATCAGGCCGGGGCATCCGCCGTCTCTGGGCGCCTCGGCGCCTCGGCTGGGCTCTGGCTCGCGCGTCAGCGGAACAGGTTGACGGTCGCCTGCTCGGCGTCGGCGTACTGCTGCGCGGCGACCCCGAGGGCTGCGTTGATGCCCGAGAGGCTCTCTTCGACCTGGCGCTGCGTCGCGCGCCATTCGTCGATGACGGTCTGGAACGCGGCGGCCGCGCCGCCCGTCCAGGTGGACTGCAACTGCGTGAGCTGCGACATCATCGCCTGGGTCTCGCCCTGGAGGCGGTCGATCGTTCCGCGCACCGCGGCGGTGGCGGAGAGGACGGCGTCGCTGTCGACGGAGAACACGGCCATCGGGGGGCTCCTCGCTCGTTGGGGAAGGTCGACAGCCACCGTATGAGCGGGGATGGGGCATCCGTCGGTCGCCCTGGACCGCGGTGGAGGGCGGCCATGCCACCGCGGGCTGGGGAGGAGAGGTCAGATCTCGTCTTCGGGGAAGCGCTCGAGCGGCTGTGTCTGGATGTGCAGGTGCTCGGCCGCCTCGCGCTCAGGGGCAAGCGGGATGCCGACGCGGAACGTCGCCCCGCCACCCGGGGTGTCGAGCACGCGGACGGATCCGTGCAGCGCCTCGACGATCGACGCGACGATCGACAGGCCCAGACCGCTTCCGCCCGTCTCGCGTGTGCGTGACGTGTCGGCCCGCCAGAACCGCTGGAAGATCTTCGCCTTGATCTGGTCGGGGATGCCCTCGCCGTGGTCGATGACCTCGATCCAGCCCTCGGCGCTCTCGGGGTCGACGCCGACCCGCAGTTCGATGGGGGAGTCCTCGGCCGTGAACCGGCGCGCGTTGCCGAGCAGGTTCGCGACGACCTGGCGGATGCGGTTCTCGTCGCCGAGCACGACCGGCGCGATGCCTCCGCTGTGCGCCGGGGCGTGCGCGAAGTCGAGCTGGGGGACGGGGGGAACGCCTCCGCCCGCACCCGGCGCGGGGACCGGGCGCGGCTTGCGCCGCAGTAGGGACAGCGTCGCGCCCGCACGTGCGATGGCCGAGGTGGTCGGACCGCGCCGTGCGGCCTGCTCATCGGGCTGATTCTGCACGGGTGCGGACGTGGCCGGCGCGCCCGGCGTCGCGCCGTCGAGCACCGTGACGACGCGCAGCGGGGAGGCCGCCCGCACATCGAGGGCAGCGTCGCGCGCGACCGCGCGGAGGTCCACGGGACCGATCACGACGTCCCGACGCTCGTCGAGGCGCGCGAGTGCGAGGAGGTCCTCGACGAGGAGGCCCATGCGGATGGCCTCCTTCTCGATGCGGTCCATCGCCTGGGCGGTGTCCTCATCGCCCGCGATGGCTCCCATGCGGTAGAGCTCGGCGTAGCCGCGCACCGTCACGAGAGGAGTGCGCAGCTCGTGGCTCGCGTCGCCGATGAACCGCCGCATCTGCTCGACCGTCGCATCGCGGTGCTCGATCGCGGCGTCGACCTTGTCGAGCATCGCGTTGATGGCCGTCTTCAGCCGCCCGACCTCGGTCGTCGTCGGCTCGATGTCGGTCATGCGCTGGCTGAAGTCGCCGTGGGCGATCGACATCGCCGTCGTCTCGACCCCGCCGAGACTTCGGAACGTGAGCGTCACGAGCCAGCGCGTGAGGAACGCGCTCGCGACGAGGATGATGACCGCGAGGATGCTGTAGATGCCCGTGAACGCGGCGACCGTGCTGTTGATGGGCGCCGTGGGCAGTGCGACCAGCTGCGTGAAGAGGCTGCCGACCCCCTCGATCGGATACGTGTCGACGCTCGCACGGAAGGGCGCACCGCCCTCCTCGGCAGGCATGGTGAACGGGGCGAGCCCCTGCTTCGCCGCCCACTCCAGGGTGACCGGCTCGGGAAGCACCGGGGTCTGCCGGCCGTCGCCGCCGGCGTCGGCGCGCAGCGTTCCGTCGCTGTCGTAGATCGCGACGACGTACTGCGTGGCCGGGGCATCCGACTTCGCCCTGAATCGCACCTCGCCGCCGTCGACCTCGATGTCGATCAGGCCGCTCGCGACGTCGGTCGGGGCGAGCGACTCGAGCTGCTGGTCGAGGCTCGCCAGCAGCGCTTCGCGCAGGAACCCCTGCGTGCCGACCCCGGCTGCGAACAGGCCGATCGCCAGGAGCGCGACGGTGACCCCGGTGACCTTCGCGCGCAAGCTGGTGCCGCGCCAGCCCCGAGTGATCGCGTCGGTCTTGCCCGCCAGGTCAGTCCCTTTCGTCGGTCACGCGGATTTGCCCGCCTTGAGCATGTAGCCGAACCCGCGCTTGGTCTGGATGAGGGGCTCGCTCGAGTGCGGGTCGATCTTGCGACGCAGGTAGGAGATGTAGCTCTCGACGATCCCCGCGTCGCCGTTGAAGTCGTACTCCCACACGTGGTCGAGGATCTGCGCTTTCGACAGCACGCGGTTCGGGTTGAGCATGAGGTACCGCAGCAGCTTGAACTCGGTGGGGCTCAGGTCGATGGAGACGTCGCCGACCTTGACGTCGTGCGTGTCCTGGTCCATCGTGAGCTCGCCCGCGCGGATCATGGAGTCCTCGTCGGCCTGCATCGTGCGACGCAGGATGGCCTGGATGCGCGCGACGATCTCGTCGAGGCTGAAGGGCTTCGTGACGTAGTCGTCGCCGCCCGCGTTGAGGCCGGTGATCTTGTCCTCGGTCTCGTCCTTGGCGGTGAGGAAGAGGATCGGGGCGGTGTAGCCGGCCCCGCGCAGGCGCTTGGTCACGCTGAACCCGTTCATGTCGGGGAGCATGACGTCGAGGATGATCAGGTCCGGCTCCTCCTCGAGGACGGCCGAGATCGTCTGCGCGCCGTTGGACACCGCCCGCACCTGGTAGCCCGCGAACCGCAGGCTCGTGATGAGGAGATCGCGAATGTTGGGCTCATCGTCCACGACGAGGATGCGAGGTGCGCTCATAGGCCCATTATTGCCACGGATACCTGCCCCTGTCTGGAAATCGGGCGCGGGCCGTCAGCGCAGCACGACGCAGCACCGCCCGGCGCTGGGCGCGAGCACCGGCGTGCGCGTCGCCTCAGTCGCCTCCACGACACCCTCGAGGAGGGCGAGGTTCGCCGTGCACACGAGGTCGGTGTGGCGCCCCGCGAGCGCGTGGAACGGGCAGTTCTCCAGCAGCACCTCCCCGTCCGCGTCCTCCGCGGGGGAGTACCCGCACGCGGCGAGCGCCTCGTCGAGGTGCCCGGCGGCCGCGCCGATCGCGGCGCCGGTCTCGCGTGCCTCGCGGACGAGGGCGTCGCGCACCGGCATCCGCTCGTCTTCGGCTCTCTCGATCGCCGACGCGAAGAGCTCGCCGGCCAGCTCGTAGTGGCGCTCCGGGACGCTGCCGATGACATCGGCGGATGCCGCGGCGTACAGCTTCGCGGGGCGCCCCGCGCCGGGGCCGGACTTTCCGGACAGGCGCCGGTACTGCACGCGCAGGAGCCCGGCCTCGGCGAGCCGGTCGAGGTGGAACGCGGCCGTCGAGCGGGGGATGCCGACGGCGGCCGCGGCCTCGTCGCGGCTGACCGGTCCTCCTGCCGCGGCGACAGCGCGGTAGAGGTCGCGGCGCAACGGGTCGCCGAGCGCGGCGATCGCGGTCACGCGGTTGGGCGCGAGCGGTTCCATGTGTCGAGTGTAACTCTAAAAAAGCAAATCTTGACAAAACAATTTTGAAGTCCTACTGTCGGCCTCGAGGGGCGAGGAGGTCGAGATGTCATCGTCAGGCGCGTTGCGGCTCCACCCGGTCGACGCCGCGATCGCGGTCGATCGGGATCGGGCCGAGGCCGCTGTCGCGGAACTGCTCGAGGCATTCGGTCGCGACGTGGGCGGCGAGCACCTCGCGGACACGCCGCGCCGTGTCGTCGACGGACTGCTCGAGCTGATCACTCCGCGTGAGTTCACGGCCACGACGTTCCCGAACGACGACGCGTACGACGAGCTCGTGCTCGTGCGCGACATCCCCTTCACATCCCTCTGCGAGCACCATCTCCTTCCCTTTCGGGGAGTGGCCCACGTCGGATACATCCCCGGGCCGCGGCTGGTCGGGCTGTCGAAGCTCGCCCGCATCGTGGAGTGGTACGCGCACGACCTCCAGGTGCAGGAGCGCCTGACGGTGCAGATCGCCGATCACCTGGAGCGTCACCTCGAGCCGGCGGGCGTCGGCGTCGTGCTGCGCGCGGAGCACCTGTGCATGTCGGTGCGCGGCGTCCAAGCCGTAGGCTCCACGACAGAGACGCACGTGTTCCGCGGCGCCGTGGCGGCCGACGACCGACTGCGGCGGCGGTTCGAGGCATCCGGTCCATGATCGAGTCGCGGGAGGCAACGCCATGACCCACATCGTCATCGTCGGAGGGGGCCTCGCGGCGGGAACCGCTGCGGCCACCCTGCGCAAGGAGGGGTTCGACGGCGACGTGACCGTCATCGCCGACGAGCCCCACACGCCCTATCAGCGACCGCCGCTGTCGAAGGGCTATCTGCAGGGGGAGGAAGGCACGGATGCCGTGATCCTGCACCCGCCGGAGTGGTAAGACGAGCAGCGCATCGACGTGCGCACGTCGACCTCCGTCACGTCCCTCGACCCTGCCGACCACCGCGTGGGGCTTGCGGACGAGACGTCGCTCGCGTACGACTCGGTGCTGCTGGCGACCGGCGCGTCGCCGAGGCGTCTGCCCATTGAGGGCGCCGACCTGCCCGGCGTGCGCATGCTGCGCCGGCTCGACGACTCCGACGCGCTGCGCGCCGAGCTCAAGGACGGCGGACACCGGCTCGTGCTCATCGGCTCGGGCTGGATCGGCATGGAGGTCGCGGCGTCCGCGCGCACGCTCGGCAACGAGGTGACGGTGCTCGAGCGCGACGCCGTGCCGCTCGCGCTCGCCGTGGGCGAGCAGATGGGCGGCGTCTTCCGCCGACTGCACGAGGACCACGGTGTCGACCTGCGCACGTCGGTGAACGTCGAGCGCATCGTGGGATCGGATCGCGCGGAGGGCGTCGTCGTCGGCGGCGAGACCGTGCCCGCCGACCTCGTGCTCATCGG
Proteins encoded:
- a CDS encoding DUF3263 domain-containing protein, producing the protein MPLTDRERAILDFEGEWRRHVGAKEEAIREDLGISPARYYQLLGRLIDTAEAQAYDPMLVKRLRRMRDRGRGEAADERKRVIAGTTPGSK
- a CDS encoding LytR C-terminal domain-containing protein, with the protein product MPKTTYPRDRFDDLPEESTGRVGAHRAENPRMRGWVVLLWALLATAVLMTVGIFGTLVAQGRIVLAPEPEPTVEPTPVVTPVVDTSFSVLVLNATPESGLATRTKDEIVAAGWAADAVTAGEAGADDFPETTVYYAFPADEAAAAGLADVIGGARVAMDATYQPPDDPNTPDDESQTKQLVVVLGLDRVAPPETPAS
- a CDS encoding cold-shock protein; the encoded protein is MAQGTVKWFNAEKGYGFITVADGQDVFVHYSSIDMAGYRVLEEGQTVEFTLGSGQKGPQAESVRVVTG
- the groL gene encoding chaperonin GroEL (60 kDa chaperone family; promotes refolding of misfolded polypeptides especially under stressful conditions; forms two stacked rings of heptamers to form a barrel-shaped 14mer; ends can be capped by GroES; misfolded proteins enter the barrel where they are refolded when GroES binds), with translation MAKIIAFDEEARRGLERGLNTLADAVKVTLGPRGRNVVLEKKWGAPTITNDGVSIAKEIELDDPYEKIGAELVKEVAKKTDDVAGDGTTTATVLAQALVKEGLRNVAAGADPIGLKRGIEKAVKALSDELLASAKEVETKEEIAATASISAADTTIGELIAEAIDKVGKEGVVTVEESQTFGTELELTEGMRFDKGFINPYFVTDPERQEAVFEDPYILIANQKISNIKDLLPIVDKVIQDGKELVIIAEDVEGEALATLVLNKIRGIFKSAAVKAPGFGDRRKAQLQDIAILTGGQVITEEVGLKLENATLDLLGRARKVIITKDETTIVEGAGEPAQIEGRVTQIRREIDNTDSDYDREKLQERLAKLAGGVAVIKAGAATEVELKERKHRIEDAVRNAKAAVEEGIVPGGGVALIQAGKAAFATLELEGDEATGANIVKVAIEAPLKQIALNAGLEPGVVANKVSELPAGHGLNAATGEYGDLFAQGIIDPAKVTRSALQNAASIAGLFLTTEAVVADKPEKAAAPAGDPTGGMDF
- a CDS encoding WXG100 family type VII secretion target: MAVFSVDSDAVLSATAAVRGTIDRLQGETQAMMSQLTQLQSTWTGGAAAAFQTVIDEWRATQRQVEESLSGINAALGVAAQQYADAEQATVNLFR
- a CDS encoding sensor histidine kinase is translated as MRAKVTGVTVALLAIGLFAAGVGTQGFLREALLASLDQQLESLAPTDVASGLIDIEVDGGEVRFRAKSDAPATQYVVAIYDSDGTLRADAGGDGRQTPVLPEPVTLEWAAKQGLAPFTMPAEEGGAPFRASVDTYPIEGVGSLFTQLVALPTAPINSTVAAFTGIYSILAVIILVASAFLTRWLVTLTFRSLGGVETTAMSIAHGDFSQRMTDIEPTTTEVGRLKTAINAMLDKVDAAIEHRDATVEQMRRFIGDASHELRTPLVTVRGYAELYRMGAIAGDEDTAQAMDRIEKEAIRMGLLVEDLLALARLDERRDVVIGPVDLRAVARDAALDVRAASPLRVVTVLDGATPGAPATSAPVQNQPDEQAARRGPTTSAIARAGATLSLLRRKPRPVPAPGAGGGVPPVPQLDFAHAPAHSGGIAPVVLGDENRIRQVVANLLGNARRFTAEDSPIELRVGVDPESAEGWIEVIDHGEGIPDQIKAKIFQRFWRADTSRTRETGGSGLGLSIVASIVEALHGSVRVLDTPGGGATFRVGIPLAPEREAAEHLHIQTQPLERFPEDEI
- a CDS encoding response regulator transcription factor; the protein is MSAPRILVVDDEPNIRDLLITSLRFAGYQVRAVSNGAQTISAVLEEEPDLIILDVMLPDMNGFSVTKRLRGAGYTAPILFLTAKDETEDKITGLNAGGDDYVTKPFSLDEIVARIQAILRRTMQADEDSMIRAGELTMDQDTHDVKVGDVSIDLSPTEFKLLRYLMLNPNRVLSKAQILDHVWEYDFNGDAGIVESYISYLRRKIDPHSSEPLIQTKRGFGYMLKAGKSA
- a CDS encoding helix-turn-helix transcriptional regulator; translation: MEPLAPNRVTAIAALGDPLRRDLYRAVAAAGGPVSRDEAAAAVGIPRSTAAFHLDRLAEAGLLRVQYRRLSGKSGPGAGRPAKLYAAASADVIGSVPERHYELAGELFASAIERAEDERMPVRDALVREARETGAAIGAAAGHLDEALAACGYSPAEDADGEVLLENCPFHALAGRHTDLVCTANLALLEGVVEATEATRTPVLAPSAGRCCVVLR
- the folE gene encoding GTP cyclohydrolase I, which produces MSSSGALRLHPVDAAIAVDRDRAEAAVAELLEAFGRDVGGEHLADTPRRVVDGLLELITPREFTATTFPNDDAYDELVLVRDIPFTSLCEHHLLPFRGVAHVGYIPGPRLVGLSKLARIVEWYAHDLQVQERLTVQIADHLERHLEPAGVGVVLRAEHLCMSVRGVQAVGSTTETHVFRGAVAADDRLRRRFEASGP